In Deltaproteobacteria bacterium, a single genomic region encodes these proteins:
- a CDS encoding integration host factor subunit beta yields the protein MTKSELIEVVAQEANLTKGRAELVINTIFEAMVDALRRDEGIEIRGFGSFTVRQYKPYEGRNPRTGDTVHVAPKRLPFFKVGKDLRKRINGERPEGAPPPRRREPPKAAQSAQQAAKSPARPGPGVSEDVI from the coding sequence GTGACGAAGTCCGAACTCATCGAGGTGGTCGCGCAGGAAGCCAATCTCACCAAGGGGCGGGCTGAGCTGGTCATCAATACGATCTTCGAGGCGATGGTCGACGCGTTGCGACGCGACGAGGGCATCGAGATCCGCGGGTTCGGCAGCTTCACCGTGCGGCAGTACAAGCCGTACGAAGGCCGCAACCCACGCACCGGCGACACCGTCCACGTGGCGCCGAAGCGTCTGCCATTCTTCAAGGTCGGCAAGGACTTGCGCAAGCGCATCAACGGCGAGCGCCCCGAGGGGGCCCCACCGCCGCGCCGTCGGGAGCCGCCGAAGGCCGCGCAGAGTGCTCAACAGGCCGCGAAGTCCCCGGCGCGACCGGGCCCGGGCGTCTCCGAGGACGTCATCTAG
- a CDS encoding RNA polymerase sigma factor → MLEHVENLAIAHTQTADAAASESGTFLSPEERQLVARARVGEHRALRQIYSTYQAQVRAHFYRLLGHDGEIDDLTQIVFARAFNALDRFQGNSTLGTWLYRITANTTHNLLRQRFRRERVKSALNWFNSSGATKVGSTRVEARDEAHRILQQLRPDLREVFVLYHYEGLTLQEISEILDKPISTIGDRLTRARKQLRDLVVA, encoded by the coding sequence ATGCTCGAACACGTCGAGAATCTTGCGATTGCGCATACGCAGACTGCGGACGCAGCTGCGTCGGAGTCCGGCACGTTCCTCAGCCCGGAGGAGCGCCAGCTCGTCGCACGTGCCCGCGTCGGTGAGCACCGTGCGCTGCGCCAAATCTACTCGACCTACCAGGCCCAGGTCCGCGCGCACTTCTACCGTCTGCTCGGCCACGACGGCGAGATCGACGACCTCACGCAGATCGTGTTCGCTCGGGCCTTCAACGCGCTCGATCGGTTCCAGGGCAACTCCACGCTCGGCACGTGGCTCTACCGCATCACCGCCAACACCACGCACAACCTCCTGCGCCAGCGGTTTCGACGCGAGCGCGTGAAGTCGGCGCTCAACTGGTTCAACTCGAGCGGCGCGACCAAGGTCGGCTCCACCCGCGTCGAGGCGCGTGACGAGGCACACCGCATCCTGCAGCAGCTGCGACCCGATCTCCGTGAAGTCTTCGTGCTGTATCACTATGAAGGTCTGACGCTGCAGGAGATCAGCGAGATCCTCGACAAGCCGATCAGCACCATCGGCGACCGCCTCACCCGCGCACGCAAGCAGCTGCGCGACCTCGTGGTCGCCTAG
- a CDS encoding FecR domain-containing protein, whose amino-acid sequence MQPREPQPRPRYSCQEAHEDSELVLSDRATQAVRELYDEHLRACRDCRRMHRALYAIYEGPVVPTAPAGLREEKEFHAILRRMKTERREPWYRKWAVGATVGGLATAAAVLTLTLFDVAPEVLSLPKFEDEGPEPVALVTGASGDDGSDATTGGGIEHPAQSYGRIVGGLADLVTPGGQSSNTNTFPVGTHFEVNAEHPLQVGLVGKIVANFTPSSRIEWTAASPSLLELEVERGIAAVRYDRRPSDPVLQIRTPTAVVRVIGTVFTVQVEPNDNTIVSVLRGQVEVLHPKTNRLLAEVESGFRYDVGRSTFDDPGLTEVEAALPLSNDPGDEDGDGSETLALADGRIPPAWNVPGLPQDPRFRTMAYVPARPATAPVAIGATPRTPRNGGAVAAANPPAAERRPMDDDGEDLIESLMRDAELTRRKELRASLETCRGLYEAVDTRYLAAKCLSTFIDKYGSDPLAVEGYLLVGILRMDYALDYEAAEVAFQTFLRRAPNHPSAELALFRMWLASTENGRITEALDRGRKYLARYPNGKYVGKVLQRFPELKSEL is encoded by the coding sequence ATGCAACCCCGCGAACCCCAGCCGCGCCCGCGATACAGCTGTCAGGAGGCCCACGAGGACTCCGAGCTCGTGTTGAGCGATCGGGCGACCCAGGCGGTGCGCGAGCTCTACGACGAGCACCTGCGGGCGTGCCGAGATTGCCGGCGCATGCACCGGGCGCTGTACGCCATTTACGAAGGCCCCGTGGTGCCGACCGCACCCGCGGGGCTGCGCGAAGAGAAGGAGTTCCACGCGATCCTCCGCCGCATGAAGACGGAGCGACGCGAGCCGTGGTACCGCAAGTGGGCGGTGGGCGCGACCGTGGGTGGCCTCGCGACCGCGGCCGCCGTGCTGACCTTGACCCTCTTCGACGTGGCGCCCGAGGTGCTCTCGCTGCCCAAGTTCGAGGACGAAGGTCCCGAGCCGGTCGCGCTGGTGACCGGTGCCTCGGGCGACGACGGCAGCGATGCGACCACCGGTGGCGGCATCGAACATCCCGCGCAGAGCTATGGCCGCATCGTCGGCGGGCTCGCCGATCTCGTCACCCCCGGCGGTCAGTCCTCGAACACCAACACCTTCCCGGTCGGCACCCACTTCGAGGTGAACGCCGAGCATCCGCTGCAGGTCGGCTTGGTCGGCAAGATCGTCGCCAACTTCACGCCGAGCTCGCGCATCGAGTGGACCGCCGCCTCGCCCAGCCTGCTCGAGCTCGAGGTCGAGCGGGGCATCGCCGCGGTGCGCTACGACCGACGCCCGTCGGATCCGGTGCTGCAGATCCGTACCCCGACGGCAGTCGTGCGGGTGATCGGCACCGTCTTCACCGTGCAGGTCGAGCCCAACGACAACACCATCGTGTCGGTGCTGCGCGGGCAGGTCGAGGTGCTGCACCCGAAGACCAACCGCCTGCTGGCCGAGGTCGAGTCGGGCTTCCGCTACGACGTGGGTCGCTCGACCTTCGACGACCCCGGTCTCACCGAGGTCGAGGCCGCACTGCCGCTGTCGAACGACCCCGGTGACGAGGACGGCGACGGCAGCGAGACCCTCGCGCTCGCCGACGGCCGCATCCCGCCGGCGTGGAACGTGCCCGGCCTCCCGCAGGACCCGCGCTTCCGGACCATGGCCTACGTGCCGGCCCGGCCTGCGACCGCCCCGGTGGCGATCGGCGCGACGCCCCGCACACCGCGCAACGGCGGGGCGGTAGCGGCTGCGAATCCGCCGGCCGCCGAGCGACGTCCGATGGACGACGATGGCGAGGACCTCATCGAGAGCCTCATGCGCGACGCGGAGCTCACCCGGCGCAAGGAGCTTCGGGCATCGCTCGAGACCTGCCGCGGCCTCTACGAGGCGGTCGACACCCGCTACCTCGCCGCCAAGTGCCTGTCGACCTTCATCGACAAGTACGGCAGCGACCCGCTCGCCGTCGAAGGCTACCTCCTGGTCGGCATCCTGCGCATGGACTATGCGCTCGACTACGAGGCCGCCGAGGTCGCCTTCCAGACCTTCCTTCGCCGCGCGCCCAACCATCCCTCGGCCGAGCTGGCGCTCTTCCGCATGTGGCTCGCCAGCACCGAGAACGGTCGCATTACCGAGGCGCTCGATCGCGGTCGCAAGTACCTGGCGCGCTACCCCAACGGCAAGTACGTCGGCAAGGTCCTGCAGCGCTTCCCCGAGCTGAAGTCCGAGCTGTAG
- a CDS encoding DUF898 family protein has translation MSSYFVLKIQYVNRPPETRNIAAPMTSIGRESGDIVLNDPQTSGRHAEILFQNGQVRVRDVGSTNGTWFNGQRLNEFVLEPGQWFQAGQTTLQLMAVHGEQPAAPARTMMAMGAPPPAAGPGAPPPAWGPPGSPPAPRPPGPPPGAPPPQFGAPPPAAQGGAPGWGPPPGPPPGPAAPRPPGPPMGPPPGMPPQQPGGFGPPPGPPMGGPPMGPPPMGPPPGMPPGPQPGGFGPPPGPPMGGPPMGMPPGQPGGFGPPPGPPMGPPPGMPMGGPPMGPPPGMPMGGPPMGPPPGMPMGGPPMGPPPGMPMGGPPPGMPMGGPPMGPPPGMPMGGPPMGPPPGMPMGGPPPGPPGMMARPGGGPPAPMGPQFGAPAPGGFGPPAPMMGGGGGGVRPNFQGTGGELFVTFLVGYLLTLVTVGFYMPWFYCKITNFVLSNTTLGPTRRGDLRLEFTGKGGELFVTFLVGYLLTAITFGIYAPWFICKMIKFFADNTTATAQDGTRYRLNFEGTGGELFVTFLVGMLLTVITLYIYMPWFICKLRKVIFSRTAILENEQPVGNFDFEGTGGQLFVTVLVGMLLCMVTVYIYFPWFQVKMLKFWAENTRVYFQGRAFAGSFTGTGGEFFVTFLVGYLLTMVTVGIYTPWFMIKMWKFDYNNHEFNEIAGGAPAGAFQPGVPARR, from the coding sequence GTGAGCAGCTACTTCGTTCTCAAGATCCAGTACGTCAACCGGCCGCCGGAGACGAGGAACATCGCCGCGCCGATGACCTCGATCGGTCGCGAGTCGGGCGACATCGTTCTCAACGATCCGCAGACCTCGGGTCGTCACGCCGAGATCTTGTTTCAGAACGGTCAGGTTCGCGTTCGCGACGTCGGCAGCACCAACGGCACGTGGTTCAACGGCCAGCGCCTGAACGAATTCGTGCTCGAGCCCGGGCAGTGGTTCCAGGCCGGTCAGACCACGCTGCAGTTGATGGCGGTGCATGGCGAGCAACCGGCCGCGCCGGCACGCACGATGATGGCGATGGGCGCACCACCGCCGGCCGCAGGCCCGGGCGCGCCGCCGCCCGCGTGGGGGCCACCGGGCAGCCCGCCCGCGCCGCGGCCCCCCGGTCCGCCGCCGGGTGCACCGCCGCCGCAATTCGGAGCGCCGCCACCGGCAGCGCAAGGCGGCGCGCCGGGCTGGGGTCCGCCGCCTGGGCCCCCGCCGGGTCCGGCCGCACCCCGTCCGCCGGGTCCCCCGATGGGCCCACCCCCCGGCATGCCGCCGCAGCAACCCGGTGGTTTTGGCCCGCCGCCTGGCCCTCCGATGGGTGGCCCGCCGATGGGTCCGCCGCCGATGGGTCCGCCGCCGGGCATGCCTCCGGGACCGCAGCCCGGAGGTTTCGGTCCGCCGCCTGGCCCTCCGATGGGTGGCCCTCCGATGGGCATGCCCCCGGGCCAGCCCGGAGGTTTTGGTCCGCCGCCGGGTCCACCGATGGGCCCGCCGCCGGGGATGCCGATGGGTGGCCCGCCGATGGGTCCGCCGCCGGGGATGCCGATGGGCGGCCCACCGATGGGTCCGCCACCGGGGATGCCGATGGGCGGTCCGCCGATGGGTCCGCCGCCGGGGATGCCGATGGGCGGTCCGCCGCCGGGGATGCCGATGGGCGGTCCGCCGATGGGTCCGCCACCGGGCATGCCGATGGGCGGCCCGCCGATGGGTCCGCCACCGGGGATGCCGATGGGCGGTCCGCCGCCCGGCCCTCCCGGCATGATGGCGCGTCCGGGCGGAGGCCCGCCGGCACCGATGGGCCCGCAGTTCGGCGCACCGGCGCCCGGTGGGTTCGGTCCCCCGGCGCCGATGATGGGCGGTGGCGGCGGTGGCGTGCGCCCCAACTTCCAAGGCACCGGTGGCGAGCTGTTCGTGACGTTCTTGGTCGGCTACCTGCTGACGCTCGTCACGGTCGGCTTCTACATGCCCTGGTTCTACTGCAAGATCACCAACTTCGTTCTGTCGAACACGACGCTCGGGCCGACCCGACGCGGTGATCTCCGGCTGGAGTTCACGGGCAAGGGCGGCGAGCTGTTCGTGACGTTCTTGGTCGGCTACCTGCTGACGGCCATCACGTTCGGCATCTACGCGCCCTGGTTCATCTGCAAGATGATCAAGTTCTTCGCGGACAACACCACGGCCACCGCCCAGGATGGCACGCGGTACCGGCTGAACTTCGAGGGCACCGGTGGCGAGCTGTTCGTCACGTTCCTCGTCGGCATGTTGCTGACGGTGATCACCCTCTACATCTACATGCCCTGGTTCATCTGCAAGCTGCGCAAGGTGATCTTCTCGCGCACGGCGATCCTCGAGAACGAGCAGCCGGTCGGCAACTTCGATTTCGAGGGCACCGGCGGCCAGCTGTTCGTGACCGTGCTGGTCGGCATGTTGCTGTGCATGGTGACCGTGTACATCTACTTCCCCTGGTTCCAGGTGAAGATGCTGAAGTTCTGGGCCGAGAACACCCGGGTCTACTTCCAGGGCAGGGCATTCGCTGGCAGCTTCACCGGCACGGGCGGCGAGTTCTTCGTGACGTTCCTGGTCGGCTACCTGCTGACGATGGTGACCGTCGGCATCTACACGCCCTGGTTCATGATCAAGATGTGGAAGTTCGACTACAACAACCACGAGTTCAACGAGATCGCCGGTGGGGCGCCTGCGGGCGCCTTCCAGCCGGGGGTGCCGGCGCGGCGCTAG
- the recA gene encoding recombinase RecA: MNTAPPIGATKSKSDDRKPVRESITKVIDTIVGRFGKGALMALGGESGEVQRYETIATGSINLDRALGIGGLPKGRIVEIYGPESSGKTTLTLHIVAEAQKRGILCAFLDAEHAFDVAYAKALGVITEDLLVAQPDHGEQALEIADTLCRTGTVGLIIVDSVAALIPKAELEGDMGDQHLGLQARLMSQAMRKIAGVAHQTNTTVVFINQLRHKIGVQFGSPETTTGGNALKYFASVRLDIRRIQTVRDGERAVASRTRVKVAKNKCAPPFTEAEFEIAFGRGIDREAEILDAALERGTVVKNGSWFAHGATRIGQGRAAALDWLREHAKERDELARDLLATVLPAKPAAAA, encoded by the coding sequence ATGAACACCGCTCCACCCATCGGCGCAACCAAGTCCAAGTCCGACGACCGCAAGCCCGTGCGCGAGTCCATCACCAAGGTCATCGACACCATCGTCGGTCGTTTCGGCAAGGGCGCCCTCATGGCCCTCGGCGGCGAGTCCGGCGAGGTCCAACGCTACGAAACCATCGCGACCGGGTCGATCAACCTCGATCGCGCACTCGGCATCGGCGGGCTGCCCAAGGGTCGCATCGTCGAGATCTACGGCCCGGAGTCGTCGGGCAAGACCACGCTGACGCTGCACATCGTGGCCGAGGCGCAGAAGCGCGGCATCCTGTGCGCGTTCCTCGACGCCGAGCACGCGTTCGACGTCGCCTACGCCAAGGCGCTCGGCGTCATCACCGAGGACCTGCTGGTCGCGCAGCCGGATCACGGCGAGCAGGCGCTCGAGATCGCCGACACGCTGTGCCGCACCGGTACCGTCGGCCTCATCATCGTCGACTCGGTCGCGGCGCTCATCCCCAAGGCCGAGCTCGAGGGCGACATGGGCGATCAGCACCTGGGCCTGCAAGCGCGACTCATGAGCCAGGCGATGCGCAAGATCGCCGGCGTCGCCCACCAGACCAACACCACGGTGGTCTTCATCAACCAGCTGCGGCACAAGATCGGCGTGCAGTTCGGCTCGCCGGAGACGACCACGGGTGGCAACGCGCTCAAGTACTTCGCCAGCGTCCGTCTCGACATCCGTCGCATCCAGACCGTGCGGGACGGCGAGCGGGCGGTCGCGAGTCGGACCCGCGTGAAGGTCGCGAAGAACAAGTGCGCGCCGCCGTTCACCGAGGCCGAGTTCGAGATCGCGTTCGGTCGCGGGATCGATCGCGAGGCCGAGATCCTCGACGCGGCGCTCGAGCGCGGCACGGTGGTCAAGAACGGCAGCTGGTTCGCGCACGGGGCCACGCGCATCGGTCAAGGCCGCGCGGCCGCGCTGGACTGGCTACGCGAGCACGCCAAGGAGCGCGACGAGCTGGCCCGTGACCTGCTCGCGACCGTGCTGCCGGCGAAGCCCGCCGCGGCGGCCTAG
- a CDS encoding M20/M25/M40 family metallo-hydrolase — protein MLVLLGAGCRASAALEGTAAATPPPAFDAELARAHLDDWLAQPRALGDPRRAESIARLVATLAAMGVTPERVDHVADDPSGTGSYALTEIVADFHPDAARRFVLATHYDVRPWADEDPDPANHARPIPGANDGTSGLAVVLALVPPLLAALPPDVGVSVVLFDGEELGRPDAGGYCMGSRHLAERIRQGLHPTLARAELGIVLDMVGDADLRLRIEPNSATFHPALARALWDTAAALGEPAFSPDASGPGIVDDHQFLTAAGIPSVLVIDREYVAWHRVDDDAQHVATASLASVGRVVLATLLRWFAPPR, from the coding sequence ATGCTCGTGTTGCTGGGTGCGGGCTGCCGCGCGAGCGCGGCGCTCGAGGGGACCGCAGCGGCGACCCCTCCGCCTGCGTTCGACGCCGAGCTCGCGCGCGCCCACCTCGACGACTGGCTGGCGCAGCCGCGCGCGCTCGGTGATCCGCGGCGTGCCGAGAGCATCGCCCGCCTGGTCGCGACCCTCGCGGCGATGGGCGTCACGCCCGAGCGCGTCGATCACGTCGCCGATGATCCCAGCGGCACCGGCTCGTACGCGCTCACCGAGATCGTTGCCGACTTCCACCCCGACGCCGCGCGTCGCTTCGTGCTCGCGACCCACTACGACGTGCGCCCGTGGGCCGACGAGGACCCCGACCCCGCCAACCACGCGCGGCCGATCCCCGGGGCCAACGACGGCACCAGCGGCCTCGCGGTGGTGCTCGCCCTGGTACCGCCGCTGCTGGCCGCGCTCCCGCCGGACGTGGGCGTCAGTGTGGTGCTGTTCGACGGCGAGGAGCTGGGGCGGCCCGACGCCGGTGGCTACTGCATGGGCTCGCGCCACCTCGCCGAGCGCATCCGCCAGGGGCTGCACCCGACCCTGGCCCGCGCCGAGCTCGGCATCGTGCTCGACATGGTCGGTGACGCCGATCTCCGCCTGCGCATCGAGCCCAACTCGGCGACGTTCCACCCGGCCCTCGCACGGGCGCTGTGGGACACCGCCGCTGCGCTCGGCGAGCCCGCGTTCTCGCCCGACGCCAGCGGCCCCGGCATCGTCGACGACCACCAGTTTCTCACCGCGGCCGGCATCCCGAGCGTGCTCGTCATCGATCGCGAGTACGTCGCATGGCACCGCGTCGACGACGACGCGCAGCACGTCGCGACCGCGAGCCTCGCGAGCGTCGGTCGGGTGGTGCTGGCCACCCTGCTGCGGTGGTTCGCGCCGCCGCGCTGA
- a CDS encoding diacylglycerol kinase family lipid kinase — translation MSPPPVVAIVNPASSNGRTLKRWPALQQALHQRLGAIDIVQTEAPGHATLLCRQALERGATRVLSVGGDGTNNEVLCGFVDEAGRNRFPEAELGLVPSGTGGDFVRHLGRRPIAQWLDVLGHGEATRVDYGVARFHDAAGRETVRPFLNIASAGISGLVDYHVRHSNKLLGPTATYLVGTLRGVIEHRPKRVRLRADDGPVREIALDLAVVANGQYFGGGMWIAPRARCADGELDALWTGDGSKLRFLGLLAKVFRGGHADDPHVTCARVQRLSLEPCECADVVLLDLDGEQPGRLPASFHIERAGLRVRAAGLPGPARSRA, via the coding sequence GTGAGCCCGCCGCCCGTCGTCGCGATCGTCAATCCCGCGTCCTCGAACGGCCGCACGCTGAAGCGGTGGCCGGCGCTGCAGCAGGCGCTGCACCAGCGGTTGGGGGCGATCGACATCGTGCAGACCGAGGCGCCCGGCCACGCGACGCTGCTGTGCCGGCAGGCGCTCGAGCGCGGCGCGACGCGGGTGTTGAGCGTCGGTGGCGATGGCACCAACAACGAGGTGCTGTGTGGCTTCGTCGACGAGGCCGGGCGCAATCGCTTCCCCGAGGCCGAGCTCGGCCTGGTGCCGAGCGGTACTGGCGGTGACTTCGTACGACACCTCGGCCGGCGACCGATCGCGCAGTGGCTCGACGTCCTCGGGCACGGCGAGGCCACTCGCGTCGATTACGGCGTCGCGCGCTTCCACGACGCCGCCGGCCGCGAGACGGTGCGGCCCTTCCTCAACATCGCCAGCGCCGGCATCTCGGGGCTGGTCGACTACCACGTGCGGCACTCCAACAAGCTGCTGGGCCCGACGGCCACCTATCTCGTGGGCACCCTGCGCGGCGTGATCGAGCACCGACCCAAGCGTGTGCGCCTGCGTGCCGACGACGGCCCCGTCCGCGAGATCGCGCTCGACCTCGCGGTCGTGGCCAACGGCCAGTACTTCGGTGGCGGCATGTGGATCGCACCGCGGGCGCGCTGTGCCGATGGCGAGCTCGATGCGCTGTGGACCGGCGACGGCAGCAAGCTGCGGTTCCTGGGCCTGCTCGCGAAGGTCTTTCGCGGTGGGCACGCCGACGACCCCCACGTCACGTGTGCACGGGTGCAGCGACTGTCGCTGGAGCCCTGCGAGTGCGCCGACGTCGTGTTGCTCGATCTCGACGGCGAGCAGCCCGGCCGACTGCCGGCGAGCTTCCACATCGAGCGCGCCGGGCTGCGGGTCCGCGCGGCCGGCCTACCGGGCCCGGCCCGCAGCCGCGCGTAG
- a CDS encoding YifB family Mg chelatase-like AAA ATPase: MLARSLTAALQGIHGSLVTVEADVRLGLPGLTIVGRATGAVTEARERVRSAMGHCGHELRPRKQVVNLAPADVRKDSPGIDLAVAVALLASHEVVPAPALSDLVLWGELALDGQVRAAAGALVVADTAQRHGARRLVVAAANADEAALISGLEVVAVSSLAELVAALRGDRELRPHVRAASSAAQVVGPDLADVRGLPVARLALEVMIAGGHNLLLHGPPGVGKTMLARRAAALMPALDEAAALEVTKVHGVARGVVASELVRRPPVRMPHHSVSVAGMLGGGTPIRPGEVSLAHRGLLFLDELPEFPRSCLEGLREPLEDGEVTIVRASGVVRLPARFQLMAAMNPCPCGYLGHPERACTCPPTAVARYRRRLSGPLLDRIDLVIAVAPVSLDALEDTTPTESSAEVAARIEEARARQRARLAATRWRCNAEVVAEAGAVEQCCPLTTSARGLLREVVRARRLSPRAQHRMRRVAQTLADLHGAAIVGEAELATAAALRCLPEGG; the protein is encoded by the coding sequence GTGCTCGCACGCAGCCTCACCGCAGCCCTGCAGGGCATCCATGGCTCCCTGGTCACGGTCGAGGCCGACGTGCGCCTGGGGCTGCCCGGCCTCACCATCGTCGGCCGCGCGACCGGTGCGGTGACGGAGGCGCGCGAGCGGGTGCGCAGTGCGATGGGCCACTGCGGGCACGAGCTGCGCCCGCGCAAGCAGGTCGTCAACCTCGCGCCCGCCGACGTGCGCAAGGACAGCCCGGGGATCGATCTCGCGGTCGCGGTGGCCTTGCTCGCCAGTCACGAGGTGGTGCCCGCGCCCGCGCTGTCGGACCTCGTGCTGTGGGGCGAGCTCGCGCTCGACGGGCAGGTGCGGGCGGCCGCCGGCGCGCTGGTGGTGGCCGACACCGCGCAGCGGCACGGCGCGCGCCGGCTCGTGGTCGCGGCCGCCAACGCCGACGAGGCCGCGCTCATCAGCGGTCTCGAGGTCGTCGCGGTGTCGAGCCTCGCGGAGCTGGTCGCGGCGCTGCGGGGGGATCGCGAGCTGCGGCCTCACGTGCGCGCGGCGAGCAGCGCGGCGCAGGTCGTCGGGCCCGATCTCGCCGACGTCCGCGGGCTGCCGGTGGCCCGCCTCGCGCTCGAGGTGATGATTGCCGGCGGCCACAACCTTCTGCTGCACGGTCCACCCGGCGTGGGCAAGACCATGCTCGCACGCCGGGCCGCCGCATTGATGCCGGCGCTCGACGAGGCGGCGGCGCTCGAGGTCACCAAGGTGCACGGGGTCGCGCGCGGCGTGGTCGCCAGCGAGCTCGTGCGGCGACCGCCGGTGCGGATGCCCCACCACAGCGTCAGCGTCGCCGGCATGCTCGGCGGCGGCACGCCGATCCGACCGGGTGAAGTCAGCCTCGCCCACCGCGGGTTGCTCTTCCTCGACGAGCTGCCCGAGTTCCCCCGCAGCTGCCTCGAGGGGCTGCGCGAGCCGCTCGAGGACGGCGAGGTCACCATCGTCCGCGCCAGCGGCGTGGTGCGGCTACCGGCCCGCTTCCAGCTGATGGCGGCGATGAACCCGTGCCCGTGCGGCTACCTCGGCCACCCCGAGCGCGCGTGCACGTGCCCGCCGACCGCGGTGGCGCGCTACCGTCGGCGCCTGTCGGGACCGCTGCTCGATCGCATCGACCTCGTCATCGCGGTGGCGCCGGTGTCCCTCGATGCGCTCGAGGACACGACACCGACCGAGTCGAGTGCCGAGGTCGCGGCGCGCATCGAGGAGGCGCGGGCCCGCCAGCGGGCACGGTTGGCCGCGACGCGTTGGCGCTGCAACGCGGAGGTCGTGGCGGAGGCCGGCGCGGTCGAGCAGTGCTGCCCGCTCACGACCTCGGCGCGGGGCCTGCTGCGCGAGGTGGTGCGGGCGCGACGGCTGTCGCCGCGGGCCCAGCACCGCATGCGACGGGTCGCGCAGACCCTCGCCGATCTGCACGGCGCTGCGATCGTCGGCGAGGCCGAGCTCGCCACTGCCGCCGCGCTGCGCTGCCTTCCGGAGGGTGGCTGA